Proteins from a single region of Sediminispirochaeta bajacaliforniensis DSM 16054:
- a CDS encoding D-sedoheptulose-7-phosphate isomerase, which yields MIDDKHLDELIERYPALAPIQEAIAMGADAMKKSIDAGGKILVCGNGGSAADADHIVGELMKSFVKKRPIADSLKQALLAADAVLGSELADSLQGGIPAISLTQHTALSTAFANDVDPHMTYAQQTAVLGNANDIFIGISTSGNAKNVRYAAICAKAKGLTVIGLTGESGGKLKALCDICITVPETATFKVQELHLPVYHTLCLMLEEHCW from the coding sequence ATGATAGATGACAAGCATCTGGACGAGTTGATAGAGCGCTATCCGGCCCTCGCCCCGATACAAGAAGCAATTGCAATGGGTGCCGATGCGATGAAGAAAAGCATCGATGCAGGAGGGAAAATTCTGGTCTGCGGAAACGGAGGAAGCGCCGCCGATGCCGATCACATCGTGGGCGAGCTGATGAAATCCTTCGTAAAAAAACGGCCCATAGCGGATTCTCTGAAGCAGGCCCTCCTTGCGGCGGACGCCGTATTGGGCAGTGAACTTGCAGATTCACTGCAGGGGGGAATTCCGGCGATCAGCCTGACCCAGCACACCGCCCTCTCCACCGCCTTTGCAAACGACGTGGATCCGCATATGACCTACGCCCAGCAGACAGCGGTTCTCGGAAATGCGAACGACATCTTTATCGGGATATCAACATCGGGAAATGCGAAAAACGTTCGCTATGCGGCAATCTGTGCAAAGGCAAAAGGGCTTACCGTGATCGGCCTTACCGGAGAAAGCGGCGGCAAGCTGAAGGCGCTTTGCGACATCTGCATCACCGTACCGGAAACGGCAACCTTTAAGGTACAGGAGCTTCACCTTCCGGTCTATCATACCCTCTGCCTCATGCTCGAAGAGCATTGCTGGTAG
- a CDS encoding ROK family protein: MALQNSTHKFFIGIDIGGTKTAVSLGDEAGNIRKKERFATADHYEEVIDQACSSVRAMLDFASPHKVEAIGISCGGPLDPAAGIIQAPPNLPSWIDVPVVDLIARRFDLPVYLENDANACALAEWYWGNGRGCRNLIFLTFGTGLGAGFILDGRLYSGTSGLAGEVGHLRLAEDGPLCYGKAGSWEGFCSGSGMSRLYEMKFGRSLSAKEICDQAEAGEARALEVSDTTAEYLGRGLALLADLFNPERVIIGSIFSRSEGLFRKRMEAVMKAEALPRTFSDCKVLPAGLGEHLGDMAALGVAIGKLRQKEGSYDR; the protein is encoded by the coding sequence ATGGCTTTACAGAACAGTACTCACAAGTTTTTCATCGGTATCGATATCGGCGGCACAAAAACGGCGGTTTCTCTCGGCGACGAGGCGGGGAATATTAGAAAAAAGGAGCGCTTTGCCACGGCCGATCACTACGAAGAGGTGATCGACCAGGCCTGTTCCTCTGTCCGGGCCATGCTGGATTTCGCCTCGCCGCACAAGGTAGAGGCCATAGGGATCAGCTGCGGAGGCCCCCTTGATCCGGCAGCCGGTATTATTCAGGCACCGCCGAACCTTCCCTCCTGGATCGATGTTCCGGTGGTCGACCTCATTGCACGACGTTTCGATCTTCCCGTTTATCTGGAAAACGATGCAAACGCCTGTGCCCTTGCCGAGTGGTATTGGGGTAATGGAAGGGGATGCCGGAATCTGATCTTCCTCACCTTCGGGACAGGGCTTGGAGCGGGGTTCATTCTCGACGGACGGCTCTATTCGGGAACCAGCGGCCTTGCCGGAGAGGTCGGCCATCTGCGGCTTGCCGAAGACGGTCCTCTTTGTTACGGAAAAGCGGGTTCCTGGGAGGGATTCTGCAGCGGCAGCGGCATGAGCCGTCTCTACGAGATGAAATTCGGCCGCAGCCTCAGCGCTAAGGAGATCTGCGACCAGGCGGAAGCGGGGGAAGCCCGGGCCCTGGAGGTTTCCGATACCACCGCAGAATACCTCGGCCGGGGGCTTGCCCTCCTCGCCGATCTTTTCAATCCCGAGCGGGTGATCATCGGAAGCATCTTCTCAAGAAGCGAAGGCCTATTTCGCAAGCGGATGGAAGCGGTGATGAAGGCGGAAGCCCTGCCGCGTACCTTCAGCGACTGCAAGGTGCTGCCTGCCGGGCTTGGGGAACATCTCGGAGACATGGCAGCCCTCGGTGTCGCCATTGGAAAACTACGTCAAAAGGAAGGTTCTTATGATAGATGA
- a CDS encoding L-lactate MFS transporter, giving the protein MSLTVKRWFVLAASCLVNLCIGSIYAWSVFAKPMAAYLSSVGGAALGSLAIVFTVANSVGPITMISGGFINDRASPRFIILTGGILFGGGIFFSGFAKSLGMLIVSYGLGTGLGLGLVYGCVVANMIKFFPDHRGLVGGLVTASYGVCSVIMPPIANALIAANGVTATFKIIGAVMMILIGAASFFIIRCPPGFVPDGWTPPAAKSGGPVGAEKDWKGMLLDPIFYVMMMMLCCGAFSGLMVISQASPVAQEMIGMSAASAAVAVSFLALVNTFGRIVAGFLSDKVGVIKTLVGVFAVSMAGLIVLYVSGDFAGGASVVLFYVGISCIGLAFGAIMGIYPGFTAAQFGSKHNSVNYGIMFIGFALSGYFGPTIMSEMKASSGSYQKAFLVSLAIAAVGFLLTLMLSAKHRQSA; this is encoded by the coding sequence ATGAGCTTAACCGTTAAACGGTGGTTTGTGCTCGCCGCGAGCTGCCTTGTCAACCTGTGCATCGGTTCCATATACGCCTGGAGCGTATTCGCTAAACCCATGGCTGCCTACCTCTCTTCCGTGGGAGGGGCTGCCTTGGGCAGCCTTGCCATAGTTTTTACCGTGGCGAACAGCGTCGGTCCCATTACCATGATTTCCGGCGGATTTATCAACGACAGGGCAAGCCCTCGGTTCATCATCCTTACCGGGGGGATTCTCTTCGGCGGAGGCATATTCTTTTCCGGATTTGCCAAATCCTTGGGGATGCTGATCGTAAGTTACGGCCTTGGCACCGGCCTTGGCCTTGGCTTGGTATACGGTTGCGTGGTGGCCAACATGATCAAGTTTTTTCCGGACCATCGGGGTTTGGTAGGTGGGCTTGTCACCGCCTCGTACGGCGTCTGTTCCGTCATCATGCCGCCCATAGCCAACGCCCTCATCGCCGCCAACGGTGTTACGGCGACTTTTAAAATCATCGGCGCCGTTATGATGATCCTGATAGGGGCCGCTTCGTTTTTTATTATCCGCTGTCCCCCGGGCTTTGTTCCCGATGGCTGGACACCGCCGGCGGCTAAAAGCGGCGGGCCGGTCGGAGCCGAAAAAGACTGGAAGGGGATGCTCTTGGACCCGATTTTTTACGTGATGATGATGATGCTCTGCTGCGGTGCCTTTTCCGGTCTTATGGTAATTTCCCAGGCATCGCCGGTCGCACAGGAGATGATCGGCATGAGTGCAGCCTCGGCCGCGGTTGCGGTATCCTTTCTTGCCTTGGTAAACACTTTCGGCCGCATAGTGGCCGGTTTCCTGTCCGACAAGGTCGGTGTCATAAAAACCCTTGTCGGCGTTTTTGCCGTGTCCATGGCAGGCCTTATCGTGCTGTATGTTTCTGGAGATTTCGCCGGCGGCGCGTCGGTCGTTCTGTTTTACGTCGGTATAAGCTGTATCGGGCTGGCTTTTGGTGCGATTATGGGAATCTACCCCGGTTTTACGGCAGCCCAGTTCGGATCAAAACACAACAGCGTCAATTACGGCATCATGTTTATCGGGTTTGCCCTGTCCGGCTACTTCGGCCCCACGATTATGAGCGAGATGAAAGCCTCCAGCGGCAGCTACCAAAAGGCCTTCCTCGTGAGTCTTGCCATCGCCGCCGTGGGTTTCTTGTTGACGTTGATGTTATCGGCGAAACACAGGCAATCAGCATAA
- a CDS encoding fucose isomerase, translating into MIRRCLDVKLNVQPLCFGLVHKFAYEGPCRFSSGDALTNEYDKIAAQQVFSDFKDDLVKNIPDFVELREPLYFECNDDWLLPQENFDQMMKVLGEIDVYLIHSGIARERQIIELAERSKKPILLSPRLGCMITSITASLYSRGLETYAANTWSDLIKEMNVLRTKKAVQNANVLAGVRFNSNTSYACNDSFISLPQVTDVFGTHFRYVNLHEFFDYIHPLPEGGNYTTPGRMDTPNLTDEDVKKAESLADELIGGAEPDNLDIERTYVINSCKIYVLVEKLLNLYDCNGFTFPCPDACSTMRMNKEEFTFCLNHSLLTEQGIPSTCDSDINSMMAMFMLTTLSDKAPSLGNAWPVLFDDSGNVIPISSRFDLENDLANVTDHSNLYLIDHSSQIRKKKGICCEPSKYGLRHFAFDKKFGAVFRYDFNQDVGQKITICRFSPDCRKMLIGTGTVVCGGGYYTDNCNNYVIFRVNDQKKFFEAHKYTGNHLALAYGDYVEELKLLADAFGLEALMV; encoded by the coding sequence ATGATTAGACGGTGCTTAGATGTTAAACTCAATGTGCAGCCGCTTTGCTTTGGACTTGTACATAAATTCGCTTATGAGGGACCATGCCGGTTTTCTTCAGGCGATGCACTTACGAACGAGTATGATAAAATTGCTGCTCAGCAGGTTTTTTCGGATTTTAAGGACGATTTAGTTAAAAATATTCCTGATTTTGTGGAACTTCGGGAACCGCTCTATTTTGAATGTAATGATGATTGGCTTCTGCCTCAGGAGAACTTTGATCAAATGATGAAAGTTCTTGGTGAGATTGATGTTTATTTAATTCATTCAGGTATTGCACGTGAGCGTCAGATTATTGAATTGGCAGAGCGTAGCAAAAAGCCGATTCTTTTGTCCCCAAGGCTGGGATGCATGATCACCTCTATAACGGCCAGTTTATATAGTCGCGGCCTGGAAACATATGCTGCCAATACATGGAGCGATCTTATAAAGGAAATGAATGTACTGCGAACAAAAAAAGCGGTACAAAATGCAAATGTTCTGGCAGGTGTACGCTTTAATTCCAACACCTCGTATGCGTGTAATGATTCTTTTATCAGCCTGCCTCAGGTTACCGATGTTTTTGGCACACATTTCCGCTATGTGAATCTTCATGAGTTTTTCGACTATATACATCCTTTGCCCGAAGGTGGTAACTATACGACACCAGGTCGTATGGACACTCCAAATCTTACTGATGAAGATGTAAAAAAAGCTGAAAGCTTGGCGGATGAACTTATTGGAGGGGCAGAACCTGACAATCTTGATATCGAACGTACGTATGTCATTAATTCCTGCAAGATTTATGTTTTGGTTGAAAAACTTCTTAATTTATATGACTGCAATGGTTTTACGTTTCCTTGCCCGGATGCTTGTTCAACTATGCGCATGAACAAGGAGGAATTTACCTTTTGTCTTAACCACTCTCTGTTGACGGAACAAGGTATCCCTTCCACCTGTGATTCGGACATTAACAGTATGATGGCTATGTTTATGTTGACTACACTGTCAGATAAGGCGCCTTCTTTAGGCAACGCCTGGCCGGTACTATTTGACGATAGTGGGAATGTGATTCCTATTTCTTCACGTTTTGACCTTGAGAACGATCTGGCCAATGTAACAGATCACTCCAACTTGTACCTTATTGATCATTCCAGCCAGATTCGCAAGAAAAAAGGTATTTGTTGTGAACCTTCCAAGTACGGCTTGAGGCATTTTGCGTTTGATAAAAAGTTCGGAGCTGTTTTCCGTTATGACTTTAACCAGGATGTTGGTCAGAAGATTACAATTTGCCGATTCTCTCCCGATTGCAGGAAAATGCTTATTGGCACCGGTACTGTTGTGTGCGGTGGCGGATACTATACTGATAATTGTAATAACTATGTGATTTTTCGTGTAAATGATCAGAAGAAGTTTTTTGAGGCTCATAAATATACGGGTAATCATCTGGCCCTTGCTTATGGTGACTATGTGGAAGAACTGAAGCTTCTTGCCGATGCTTTTGGACTTGAAGCGCTTATGGTTTAA
- a CDS encoding AGE family epimerase/isomerase, whose amino-acid sequence MKAKIADWKKEMTEHLTNELLPFWTSRCWDEKWGGFITQFGAKGEDTGVDEKSLLAHMRTIYSLSLAADHGFDKDGICRDLAGRGVKHAIDHYWDPVYGGFYWLFDRKNKVLIDKKILYGHSFAIYALATYSKVFGDPTALHYAEACFDLLQKYAAETTYGGYLEMFERDWKLCGPGSQGGDRKTLDVHMHLMEAFTALYAASGKEIHRRKLEEIIEILMVNILHPTYRTGIPQFFRNWEIAPQIKFDIIWGWDRFSEGDAQKPNALDNTSYGHNVEFFWLLLEALRIMNADPKPYLSTFHAILEHALAHGVDRQYGGIYVEGSHDGSQVYDMAKEFWQQAEFLTGMLDAYLFYGEERYLDVYENVHRFVMDKMIRHDIGEWLPLLEREGKPIWTHMSHSWKVNYHTIRAAVLSIDRLEKIENRIGQ is encoded by the coding sequence ATGAAAGCAAAGATAGCAGACTGGAAAAAGGAGATGACCGAGCACCTGACAAACGAACTACTCCCCTTTTGGACCAGTCGTTGTTGGGACGAGAAATGGGGCGGATTCATAACACAATTCGGTGCGAAAGGGGAAGACACGGGCGTCGACGAGAAATCGCTGCTCGCTCACATGAGGACCATCTACTCCCTCTCCCTGGCCGCAGATCACGGATTCGACAAGGACGGAATCTGCCGTGATCTTGCAGGCCGAGGGGTAAAGCACGCCATAGACCACTATTGGGACCCGGTCTACGGCGGATTCTACTGGCTTTTCGACCGGAAAAACAAGGTTCTCATCGATAAGAAGATCCTTTACGGCCACAGCTTTGCCATCTATGCCTTGGCAACCTACAGCAAGGTCTTCGGCGACCCCACCGCGCTTCACTATGCAGAGGCGTGTTTCGACCTTTTGCAGAAGTATGCGGCGGAAACGACCTACGGCGGCTATCTCGAGATGTTCGAACGGGACTGGAAGCTCTGCGGCCCCGGTAGTCAAGGCGGCGACAGAAAGACCCTCGACGTTCATATGCACCTCATGGAGGCTTTCACCGCCCTTTATGCGGCCAGCGGTAAGGAAATCCATCGGCGTAAGCTCGAAGAGATCATCGAAATCCTGATGGTGAACATTCTTCATCCCACATACAGAACCGGCATTCCCCAGTTTTTCCGTAACTGGGAGATCGCTCCGCAGATCAAATTCGACATCATCTGGGGCTGGGACCGCTTCAGCGAGGGTGATGCGCAGAAACCGAATGCCCTGGATAATACCTCATACGGCCATAACGTCGAGTTCTTCTGGCTTCTGCTCGAGGCCTTGCGGATCATGAATGCCGACCCGAAACCCTACCTTTCGACCTTTCATGCCATCCTCGAACATGCCCTTGCCCACGGAGTCGACAGACAATACGGAGGTATCTATGTCGAGGGCTCACATGACGGGAGCCAGGTCTACGACATGGCCAAAGAGTTTTGGCAGCAGGCGGAATTTTTGACGGGAATGCTCGATGCATACCTCTTTTACGGAGAGGAGCGTTACCTGGATGTGTACGAAAATGTGCACCGCTTCGTTATGGACAAGATGATCCGCCACGATATCGGAGAGTGGCTGCCCCTTCTCGAACGCGAGGGGAAGCCCATCTGGACCCATATGAGCCACTCCTGGAAGGTGAACTATCATACAATCAGGGCCGCTGTCCTCTCTATCGATCGCTTGGAAAAGATAGAAAACAGAATCGGCCAATAA
- a CDS encoding carbohydrate ABC transporter permease, whose protein sequence is MRSRTSVVVKYFLAILCALLFLFPLYVLLNTSLKPFSEVRISEMWIPAQHISSEGFVESFSKLRGNLLNSFLLVIPVSFFSILFGSLNGYVFSKWKFRFSNLIFALIIFGMFIPYQSILIPLVQSLNKMGLYGHLKGLIITHIIYGLPISTLMFRNYYAKLPDELLEAGMLDGLGIWGVFRRIIGPISAPATVVVLIWQFTSVWNDFLFAVVITQKPSIQPITVALQNLAGSQVIEWNVQMAGALIAAIPTLLVYIFLGKYFIRGLLAGSVKG, encoded by the coding sequence ATGAGAAGCAGAACATCTGTTGTCGTAAAATATTTTCTTGCCATTCTCTGCGCCCTGTTGTTTCTCTTTCCCCTTTATGTGCTTCTGAACACCAGCCTCAAGCCCTTTTCCGAGGTACGAATCAGTGAAATGTGGATTCCGGCACAACACATCAGTTCAGAAGGCTTTGTCGAATCCTTTTCTAAACTGCGGGGGAACCTTCTCAACAGCTTTTTGCTGGTCATCCCCGTATCATTCTTTTCTATCCTTTTCGGCTCGCTGAACGGATATGTCTTTTCGAAATGGAAATTTCGCTTTTCGAATCTTATTTTCGCGCTTATCATCTTCGGAATGTTCATTCCCTACCAGAGCATCCTCATACCCCTGGTCCAGTCATTAAATAAGATGGGCCTCTACGGGCACTTGAAGGGGCTCATCATTACCCACATCATCTACGGACTTCCGATATCAACCCTTATGTTCAGAAACTACTATGCAAAGCTACCCGATGAGCTGCTTGAGGCGGGAATGCTCGACGGTCTCGGTATCTGGGGTGTTTTTCGAAGAATTATCGGCCCCATATCCGCACCGGCAACGGTGGTGGTTCTGATCTGGCAGTTTACAAGCGTCTGGAACGATTTTCTCTTTGCGGTGGTCATCACCCAAAAACCATCGATTCAGCCGATAACGGTAGCCCTGCAGAACCTTGCAGGGAGTCAGGTTATCGAGTGGAACGTTCAGATGGCCGGTGCGCTTATCGCCGCGATTCCCACCCTTTTGGTCTACATTTTCCTTGGCAAGTACTTCATCAGGGGGCTTCTCGCAGGATCGGTGAAAGGGTAA
- a CDS encoding ABC transporter substrate-binding protein gives MTKKPYLFVLALCFVLPALLFAGGNQESENSGKSLEIFSWWTAGGEAEGLQAMLDVFHEKYPDIEIINATVAGGAGTNAKAVLATRMQGGNPPDAFQVHAGHELIDTWVVSGYMEPVTFILKENGWMDKFPKDVIDIISYKGEVYSIPVNVHRSNVMWYNPKLFKDNGLEPPKNMDEFFTVAEKLKAAGVTPLALGDTNGWPATHLLESVILASTGPEKYRQLWERKVSWSDPDVQEALENYAKMMNYTNSDHAALTNMDAAGYVAEGKAAMNVMGDWVAGYYKSQDYTQGVDWDWMPTPGTQGNFIMLSDSFGLAKNAPNRENVIKWLEVCASKEGQDAFNPIKGSIPSRIDGDRSKYDAYLNAAMDDFASNEIVPSVAHGAAVSEAWITKINDIMSVFTTDLDVKKATIEFQAVADRYAPK, from the coding sequence ATGACGAAAAAGCCATATCTGTTTGTACTGGCGCTCTGTTTCGTCCTTCCTGCACTGCTGTTTGCAGGAGGAAATCAGGAAAGTGAGAATTCGGGAAAATCTCTCGAGATCTTCAGCTGGTGGACAGCCGGTGGTGAAGCCGAAGGGCTTCAGGCCATGCTTGATGTCTTTCATGAGAAATATCCCGACATCGAGATCATCAACGCAACAGTCGCAGGCGGTGCCGGTACCAATGCAAAAGCAGTGCTTGCAACGAGAATGCAAGGAGGAAATCCTCCCGATGCTTTTCAGGTACATGCAGGCCATGAGCTGATCGACACCTGGGTGGTCTCCGGCTATATGGAACCTGTCACCTTCATCCTGAAGGAAAACGGCTGGATGGACAAATTCCCCAAGGATGTCATCGACATTATCTCCTATAAGGGCGAGGTGTACAGTATTCCGGTAAATGTCCACCGCTCGAATGTCATGTGGTACAACCCCAAGCTCTTCAAGGATAACGGCCTCGAACCCCCAAAGAATATGGATGAGTTTTTTACCGTTGCCGAAAAACTGAAAGCAGCAGGTGTCACCCCCCTCGCACTCGGAGATACCAACGGATGGCCTGCCACCCACCTTCTTGAAAGCGTCATTCTCGCATCCACAGGGCCTGAAAAATATCGGCAGCTGTGGGAGAGAAAGGTCTCATGGAGTGATCCCGATGTGCAGGAAGCCCTTGAGAATTATGCCAAAATGATGAATTATACCAATAGTGATCACGCTGCGCTCACCAATATGGATGCGGCCGGTTATGTTGCCGAAGGGAAGGCCGCGATGAATGTCATGGGAGACTGGGTTGCCGGTTACTACAAATCTCAGGACTATACCCAGGGAGTCGATTGGGACTGGATGCCCACTCCCGGAACGCAGGGGAATTTCATTATGCTTTCCGATTCCTTCGGTTTAGCAAAAAATGCACCGAATCGTGAAAACGTCATCAAATGGCTCGAGGTTTGTGCTTCCAAAGAGGGGCAGGATGCCTTTAATCCGATCAAAGGTTCCATTCCCTCAAGGATAGACGGCGATCGTTCAAAATATGATGCCTACCTCAATGCTGCAATGGATGATTTTGCTTCGAACGAAATCGTCCCCAGTGTTGCCCATGGAGCCGCCGTGTCGGAGGCCTGGATAACAAAGATCAACGACATCATGAGCGTATTTACCACCGATCTTGATGTCAAGAAAGCCACTATCGAGTTCCAGGCGGTAGCCGACCGCTACGCTCCCAAATAA
- a CDS encoding carbohydrate ABC transporter permease codes for MYCPKQETRKGLLVVLPLSAVLFVFVYGFILWSLKVSFSAWDGILPNMNFIGLENYRRLFSSQRFVTDLFNTLYFTLFFMVVCIVGGFFLSYLLYSRLRAEALFRTIYLFPLSLSFVVTGVLWRWVLSPEVGVNALFHMLGFKASFGWFTSTQSFGKFNYALISLIIAASWQYLGYTMAMFLAGLRGIPDQIIESAELDGAGEFRIIRSILLPMLKPITFSAMIVLGHISLKIFDLAYAMTGKGPAFVTDFPGLFMFETTFRGNHYAEGAAISIIMLLLIALVIIPYLYSTFRGEET; via the coding sequence ATGTACTGTCCGAAACAAGAAACACGCAAAGGCTTGCTGGTTGTTCTCCCCCTATCCGCTGTCCTCTTTGTATTTGTCTACGGATTCATCCTTTGGTCGTTGAAGGTATCGTTTTCCGCCTGGGACGGCATCCTCCCGAACATGAATTTCATAGGTCTTGAGAACTACCGGCGCCTTTTTAGCTCCCAGAGGTTTGTGACCGACTTGTTCAATACCCTCTATTTCACCCTCTTTTTTATGGTCGTCTGCATCGTAGGCGGTTTCTTTTTAAGCTATCTTCTCTACTCCCGGCTCAGAGCCGAAGCGCTCTTTCGCACCATCTATCTCTTCCCCCTTTCACTCTCCTTTGTTGTGACCGGTGTGTTGTGGCGCTGGGTTCTCTCCCCGGAGGTAGGGGTCAATGCACTCTTCCATATGCTCGGCTTTAAAGCCAGTTTCGGCTGGTTCACCTCAACCCAGAGCTTCGGAAAATTCAATTACGCGCTGATATCCCTCATCATCGCAGCGTCCTGGCAGTATCTCGGTTATACCATGGCGATGTTTCTGGCAGGGCTTCGCGGTATTCCCGATCAGATCATCGAATCGGCCGAACTCGACGGTGCAGGCGAATTTCGTATCATTCGGAGTATTCTGCTTCCCATGCTCAAGCCCATTACCTTTTCGGCAATGATCGTCCTGGGTCACATATCCCTCAAGATCTTCGATCTGGCCTACGCCATGACGGGAAAGGGACCCGCATTTGTTACCGATTTCCCCGGTCTCTTCATGTTTGAGACGACCTTCAGGGGAAACCACTATGCCGAAGGAGCTGCCATTTCCATCATCATGCTTCTTCTCATAGCCCTTGTCATCATTCCCTATCTCTATTCGACCTTTAGAGGAGAAGAGACATGA
- a CDS encoding aminotransferase class V-fold PLP-dependent enzyme, giving the protein MLPVAKIREDFPILSTKIDGRPLIYLDNAATMQMPLCVLERLRSHYLHDNANIHRGIYTLSERSTQAYEDARITVRDFLGADSKEEIVFTQGATDSINMAADGLRETLHINDMIVITELEHHSNFLPWQRLCHRTGATFAIIPCPDGMPDMEAYKKILSQNPKLVAVTQVSNLTGTVMPLGEMTRLAHEAGAVIFVDGAQGIRHCDTHVSAEDYDFYCFSGHKIMGPAGIGVLYGKRRLLEMLKPSRLGGGMVGTVTDQDFTEAPLPYRLEAGTPNYPGAIALAEAIRYIDRLGRKAIADYESMLVDYAVEKLSEVAGLHVLGHPVNRAGVVSFVLDTMHPYDAASILDKLGVAIRSGTHCAQPALQRFGVTAALRLSPAFYNTRTEIDEACLAIRQTQDLMSRWIKK; this is encoded by the coding sequence ATGTTACCTGTAGCAAAAATTCGGGAAGATTTTCCCATACTTTCAACAAAAATAGATGGCCGACCGCTCATTTATCTGGATAATGCTGCGACAATGCAGATGCCTCTCTGCGTATTGGAGCGGCTTCGTTCTCATTATCTGCATGATAATGCAAATATACATCGTGGCATCTATACCCTTAGTGAACGGTCGACCCAGGCTTATGAAGATGCGCGAATAACTGTCCGTGATTTTTTGGGGGCGGATAGTAAAGAAGAGATTGTCTTTACTCAAGGGGCCACCGATTCAATCAATATGGCAGCTGATGGGCTGCGTGAGACGTTACATATCAATGATATGATTGTCATAACCGAACTTGAACACCATTCCAATTTTCTTCCGTGGCAAAGGCTGTGCCATAGAACGGGGGCAACGTTTGCAATCATACCATGTCCTGATGGAATGCCTGATATGGAGGCATACAAGAAAATTCTTTCTCAGAATCCTAAATTGGTCGCAGTTACACAGGTTTCGAATCTTACGGGAACAGTAATGCCGTTGGGCGAGATGACGCGGCTGGCTCATGAGGCCGGTGCTGTAATCTTTGTGGATGGAGCACAAGGCATTAGGCACTGCGATACACATGTTTCTGCAGAAGATTATGATTTTTACTGTTTTTCCGGCCATAAGATCATGGGGCCTGCCGGTATCGGTGTGCTATATGGTAAACGAAGACTCTTGGAGATGTTGAAACCATCACGTCTTGGAGGCGGGATGGTAGGTACTGTAACGGATCAAGATTTTACCGAAGCACCGCTGCCGTATAGATTAGAGGCTGGAACGCCCAACTATCCAGGTGCTATTGCCTTAGCGGAAGCAATACGATATATAGACAGACTTGGGCGTAAAGCCATTGCCGATTATGAAAGTATGCTTGTCGATTATGCCGTGGAAAAACTTTCTGAAGTTGCAGGACTACATGTCTTAGGTCATCCTGTTAATCGCGCAGGTGTAGTTTCTTTTGTTTTGGATACTATGCATCCTTATGATGCGGCTAGTATACTAGACAAATTGGGCGTTGCAATCCGCTCGGGTACGCATTGTGCTCAACCGGCATTACAGCGGTTCGGTGTTACTGCGGCGCTTCGATTATCGCCTGCATTTTATAATACCCGCACAGAAATCGATGAGGCATGCCTGGCAATACGACAAACACAGGATTTAATGAGTAGGTGGATTAAAAAATGA
- a CDS encoding 4Fe-4S binding protein, with amino-acid sequence MSVEVVHARCPQNHPCPSVRVCPTGAIRQSGFAAPTIDAERCTNCGRCVGFCPMGAIRRR; translated from the coding sequence ATGTCCGTAGAAGTCGTTCATGCTCGATGTCCGCAGAATCATCCTTGCCCTTCGGTACGGGTTTGTCCCACCGGTGCCATCCGGCAGTCTGGGTTTGCCGCACCCACAATAGATGCAGAGCGTTGTACCAACTGCGGTCGCTGCGTCGGTTTTTGCCCCATGGGGGCCATCAGACGGCGCTGA
- a CDS encoding SufE family protein, with amino-acid sequence MTEEMSISQLEDTFIEDINNLGDWFLQYEYLIEISVDIPHIELQERTNERKVPGCQSGVWIILKYVDKKVRIRADSEALIIRGFLAMYILLLDNRTPEEILSFHPRFIEETNIKSQISTDRFHGLHSVFSTIQDFAAKCIETE; translated from the coding sequence ATGACTGAAGAAATGTCTATTTCTCAGTTGGAAGATACCTTCATAGAGGACATTAATAATTTAGGAGACTGGTTTTTACAGTACGAATATTTAATAGAGATTTCTGTGGATATACCACATATCGAATTGCAGGAAAGGACTAATGAGCGAAAGGTTCCAGGGTGCCAATCAGGTGTATGGATCATATTGAAGTATGTCGATAAAAAAGTCCGAATTCGAGCTGATAGTGAAGCACTTATTATCAGAGGCTTCCTTGCTATGTATATACTGCTTTTGGATAACAGAACGCCAGAGGAAATTTTGTCTTTTCATCCTCGCTTTATCGAGGAAACCAATATAAAGAGCCAGATATCTACGGATCGATTCCATGGGTTGCATTCTGTTTTTTCAACGATACAGGATTTTGCCGCAAAATGCATTGAAACGGAGTGA